The sequence below is a genomic window from Candidatus Palauibacter australiensis.
CGTCCGCGACCTCGAGCGATGCGGCGCCATCCGGGATGAGGACCTCGACCACCGACCCATCGGGCATGCCGCGGCCGCGGAATTCGGCGGAGAAGAACCCGTATGCCACGGGGGCGAGTGCCGCGAGGGCGGCGAGGAGCAGACGACCACCCGTCCCTTTCGGCAGGCGTCTCATGGGCCCCGCGGGACGCACGCGCCGGCGGGGGCGCTGCGCAGATAGGCGGAGAGCATCAGCGCCGCGGCCATCTCGTCCGTCCGTCCCTTCCGTCGCCGCCGGCCGCGAGGCGGATCCATGCGGAGGATCTCTCGTTCCGCCCGCGCGGTCGACAGCCGCTCATCCCACTCGATGGTTCGCACCCCCGTCGCTTCCTCCAGAGCCCGGGCGAAGGCTCGCGCCTCTTCGGCCATCTCGCCCGCGGTCCCATCCATCGAGAAGGGGATACCCACGAGGATGGCGGCGGGATCCAGTTCCGCCACGAGTGCGGCCAGGTCGGCCGGGACCGCGCTCCCCGGCGCCCGTCGGTTAGACCTCTCCACCACGCCGTGAGGCGCCGCGATCGTCCGGGTCGGATCCGTCACGGCCACTCCGATGCGGCGTCGGCCATAGTCGAGCGCCATCAAACGACCGCGGGCCGTGCTCAGTGCTCCCGGCCCCCGGCGCGCGATTGGCCGTCGGCAAGCACCCGTTGGATCGTTTCTGCGGATCCGAACAGGTACCAGCATGGTTCCGTCCGGTTGCCGCACTGCACCGCGGCGACCTCTACCGCGCGGCCCGCCACGCGGCTCAGCACGCCCCGCAGCAGCGCCGTCCCAAAGTGGCAGCGAACATTCCCGGGCGCCGTGGCCTCCACCGAGTCATGCCAGGCGATGGCGGCGAACCCTCCTCCCCCCGGTTTGAACGCTATCGATCCGAGGCCCGCCTTCCGGAGGATCTCGTCCAGGAAGGCCCAGAACTCCACTGCGGGAAGCGCGTCCGGAGCGTCGCCGAGCAGGGCGACGGCCTCCGCGCCGGTCCGGTCCCCCGCCTCGATCAACGCCGCAATGCCGGCATCGCCCAGGCTCGCGCAACGATGAAAGAGACCCGCGAGGACCGACCTCGGCAGGATCACGGGAGGGGGCTGCGTGGGGGAGATCATCGCCAAAAAAGCTAGACAGGGGGCCGAGGCCGGACAAGGTTGGCGCCTCATGCTCCCGACCCGGACCATCGAGAAGAAGCGGGACGGCGGACGGCTCCCGTCTGACGAATTCGCGGACTTCCTGCGCGCGTATCTCGAAGGAGACGTCGCCGAGTACCAGATGTCCGCCTTCCTCATGGCCGCGTTCATTCACGGACTGGATCCCGCCGAACTCTCGGTGCTACTGCGGGAGATGATCGAGTCCGGGGCGCGACTGCGGTTCACGAAGGACGGTCCGCCGGCCGTCGATAAGCATTCGACCGGCGGCGTCGGCGACAAGGTCTCCCTCATTCTGGCGCCTCTTCTGGCCGAAGCCGGGCTTCGCGTCCCCATGATGTCGGGTCGCGGTCTCGGACATACCGGGGGGACGCTGGACAAGCTTGAGGCGATCCCGGGCTTCGACGTGTCCGTGGACCTGGTACGGTTCCGGGCCATTCTCGATGAGGTCGGGTGCGCGATGATCGGCCAGACGAAGGAAATCGCGCCGCTCGACGGACGACTCTACGCCCTGCGGGATGTCACCGGGACCGTTCCCTCCCCACCCTTGATCGCGGCATCGATTGTTTCCAAGAAGGTGGCGGAAGGAATCGGGGCGCTCGTGCTCGACGTGAAGTGTGGACGCGGCGCCTTCATCACCGACCGCGCGGAGGCGCGAACGTTGGCGCGCACCATGGTCCACCTCGCGACCGCCGAGGGGGTGCGGACGAGCGCGCTCCTCACGGCAATGGACGCCCCCCTGGGCTGCACCGTCGGCAACGCGCTGGAGGTGCGCGAGGCGATCGAGACGCTGAGAGGCGGAGGACCGGCGGATCTGCGCGCCGTCACCCTCGCGCTGGGCGCCGAATTGCTCGTCGCCGTCGGTCGCGCACCCGATGTTGAAGGAGCTGGGGCGGAACTCGGCGTGATCCTGGACCGGGGCGCGGCGCTCGAGCGCTTCGCGCGGCTCATCGAGGTCCAGGGAGGGGATCCGGCGGTGGCCGACGAACCTCGGCGCCTACCCTCGGCCCCAATCCGCGAACCCTTCCGATCGCCCGGCTCCGGTTGGCTCGATGTCCACGCCCGCGAGGTGGGGCTCGCCGCGGTGGAACTCGGGGCCGGCCGCCGGCGCGTCGAGGACGCGGTCGATCCGAGAGTGGGGTTCGAGTTTCACCGCAGAGCGGGTGACAGGGTCTCCGAAGGCGAGTCTTTGCTCACCGTGCACGCGGCGGACGATGCCAGCGCCGCGATGGCCGCCCGCCGTCTCACGGACGCGATTCGGATCTCTCCCGAACCCTCCGCGTCGCAACCGCTGATCCTGGAGCGGATCGTCGGCTAGCCGGCCGCAGCAGAGCCCGAAGGCCTGCTAGTCCGAAAAGCCCGCTAGTGCGGCGCGGAATTCCCACGGACGGGGACCCGCGCGCTCCACGGGCCATGCGCGTCGCACATCTCGGTCGGTTCCGTCCCCTCGAGGTAGATCTCGACGTAACGCACGTCGAGCGGACACCAGCGCGTGGACAGCAGTCCCGTGGTCTCACTCACCGTACGCTCGACGAGGCCGGGCGGCCGCACCCACGCGTCGGGGTGTTCGTGCGTTTCGTAGTAGTGCGCCAGCACCGCCGCTCCGACCGGCGCCGCCGTGCCCCCGCCCGTGGCGCCCGCATAGATGCGCCGCGGCCGGTCGTGCCCGATCCACGTCGTCGTCACGAGGTCCGGCGTGAATCCGACGAACCACGTGTTGGTCGCGTCGTTCGTCGTTCCCGTCTTGCCCGCCACCGGTACGGAGAAGGGAATCGCATAGCGGGACCTCACCGCCAGCGTCCCGGTCCCCCAGTCCACCGCGTCCCGCAGCATGGACTGGGCGACCCAGGCGATGTCGCGCTCCAGCACCCGCTCGCGCTGGACCCGGCTCTCCCAGAGCACCCGGCCGTCCCTGCTCTCCACGCGGAGGATCGACCTGGGGGAGACGCGGACGCCGAGGTTCGCGAAGGTGCTGTAGGCGGTGGCAATCTCGATCGGACGCACATCCATCGAGCCGATCGCCGCCGATGGCACACGCGGGACGCTCGATGCGACCCCCATGCGTTCGGCCATCTGCGCGAACGACTCCTCGCCGACGCGCTGCCCCAGCTTGACGGCCACGACGTTGATGGACCGGGCCAGCGCCCGCCGGAGGGTCAGGGGGCCCTTGAAGTCATTCTCGAAGTTGCGCGGTGCGTAGGGGTCGCCGCCGACGTTCTCGAGGTAGTACGGCTGGTCGTAGATGATCTCCGACGCGGGGATGCCGGCCGCGATCGCCGTCGCGTAGACGAACGGCTTGAACACGGAACCCGGCTGCCGGATGGCCTGGGTCGCGCGGTTGAACTCGGAGTCGCCGAAATCGCGCCCGCCCACCATCGCCCGCACATCGCCGGTCGGCGCGTCCAGCGCGACGAACATCCCCTGCACATAGGGCATCTCGGCGCCTCCGCGGCTCACCTGGTACAGGCTGTCGGGCGGCCACGCCCGTACCTCCTCGAAGGTGACGCCGCGATAGGCCGGGTGGCGATCCACCCATTCCAGCTGCGCGAGCAGCGCGGAATCCGCGACCGCCTGGAGCTCCGGGTCGAGCGTCGTGTAGACCCGGAACCCCTTCTCGTAGATGTCAGTGCCGTATCGGTCGTAGAGCCGCTGCCGCACCCACTCCACGAAATAGGGCGCGTCCTGCTCGATGCGGGCCCCCCTCGCGAGTTCCAGCGGGTACGCCTTCGCCGCCTCGGCGTCCTCGATGCTCACGAGTCCCTGCGCGGCCATCAGTTGAAGGACGAGATTGCGCCGTCCGACGGCCCGCTCCGGGCGGCGGATCGGGTTGTACCCCGCAGGATTCCGAGGGATGGCCGCGAGAAGTGCCGCCTCCGGCAGATTGAGCTGCGCGGCGGTCTTCCCGAAGTAACGCTCCGCCGCGGCCTGGACTCCGAACACGCCGTCGAAGTTGATCTGGTTGAGGTAGGCTTCGAGGATCTCCCACTTGGTGTACGCGCGCTCCAGATCGATCGCGACGCGTATCTCGCGCAGCTTCCTGCGCACGCTGATATCGCGCCGGTTCACGGAACTCTCGAACATGTTGCCCGCGAGCTGCTGCGTGATCGAACTGCCGCCCGCAGCGCCATACCCCCGCATCAGAAAATCGAAGAAGGCTCGCGTCGTTCGCAGCACGTCTACGCCCGCGTGACCCCAGAAGCGCTTGTCCTCGACAGCGATGAAGGCGTTGTACACGTGACGCGGGAGCCCCTCCATGCGGATGGGCGTCCGCCGTTCGATGGCAAGTTCCGCGAGGAGGGATCCGTCCGCCGCGAAGAGCTTCGTCGCCTCCTTGGGTTCGAAGGCGTAGATCTGGGCGATGGAGGGACACGCGTCGCACAGGTGTGTCCACCCGCGCCACGCCACGCCCGCCCCAAGTCCGCCGCCGATCAGAACAGCGAGCGTCAGCGCCCGGCGCATCCGTTTCTTCGCGCCCCGCGCCCGGCGCGCGCCTCGTCGTCGACGGATCATCCCCGTTCCCCCCCTGCGATCTTCCGGCCGTTCACGCTTTCCTCCGGACCTCAACCCTCGCGTCGGACCGCCAACGGCCCGATTCTATCGTCACGCCGCGCCCGGCGGGAGCGACCCGCGACGGGACGATAGGGAATATACCGACACCAGGCGCAGATGTTTCTCCCCGTAGACGAACAGATCCGACGGATCCGCGCGGGAGCCGAGTCCATCGTCCCCGAAGACGAACTCGTGGCCAAGCTCGAGCGTTCGGCACGAGAAGATCGGCCCCTCCTTATTAAACAGGGGTTTGATCCGACGCGGCCCGACCTCCACATCGGCCACGGCGTGTCGATCCACAAGTTGCGGACCTTCCAGGAACTCGGCCACCGCGTGGTCTTCGTGATGGGCGACTTCACGGCTCGCGTGGGCGACCCGAGCGGAAGGGACGAGACGCGCCCGATGTTGTCCGAGGAGGAGATCGAGTCGAACCTGGCCAGCTACGAAGACCAGGTCTTCCGCATCCTCGATCCGGGGGCGACCGAGATCCGGAAGAACAGCGAATGGCTCGCGGGCCTCGCCTTGGCGGACATCCTGCGGCTGACCTCGCAGTACACGGTCGCCCGCATGCTCGAGCGCGATGATTTCGCCGCGCGCCACCGGGAGGGACGTCCCATCAGCCTCGTCGAATTCCTCTACCCGATGATGCAGGCGTACGATTCCGTTGCGTTGCGGGCCGACGTCGAACTCGGGGGCACCGATCAGCGGTTCAACCTGCTTCTGGGGAGAACGCTTCAGGAGCGCGCGGGCCAGGAACCGCAGGTGTGCCTCATCATGCCGCTCCTGCGCGGGACCGACGGACATCGGAAGATGTCCAAGAGCTACGGCAACTACGTCGGTATCGCGATGGAGGCGGGAGAAACGTTCGGGCGCGTGATGTCGATACCGGACACGCTGCTCGACGAGTGGCTCGTACTCGTGTCGAGCGCCTCCGGCGAGGAACTCGCTGCTCGCCGCGCCAAGGCCGGAACCGATCCGCTCGCGGCCAAGCGGTGGCTGGCCGGGGACCTCGTGGCCCGCTACCACGGCGCGGCGGCCGCCGGCGAGGCGCGGGAGGCGTTCGACCGCCTGCACCGGCGCCGGGAAGTGCCGGAAAATGTCCCTGCCGTGTCGCTCTCTCTCGGAGAGCGGGAGACGCTCTGGATCGCGCACATCCTCCGCGATTCGGGGCTTGCGGCCTCCTCCTCGGAGGCGGGTCGACTCATCCGGCAGGGGGCGGTGCGCGTGGACGGGAGCGTGATCCGGAAGGGCGACCTCCATCTGCGAGAAGGCGAGTATCTCGTGCAGCGGGGGAAACGCGCGTTCGCGCGGATCTCCCTCCGGCCCTGAGGTCCCGAGTTTTGCGGGCTCGATGACGATGCGCGCGGTCTCGCGGCGGTGCCTGCAAGGGTCTTGCACGGGCCGAAGTTGGCGCTCATGTTGCCCGGTCCCGTTCGTCGGGGAAGTTGCGGGTGTGCGCCGAAGGGCCGTACGCCGCGTAGCGGAATCGTTCGGCGGCGGGGAGCGCGGTTTTCGGCTCGTTGCGGGCAGCGCATCCGGTGTCGCGCCGTGCGTAGCGTCGCAAAACGGTGCCGCAAATCGTTGTAAAGGAGTAGTGACACGACACGACGTGCTTTTTTGGTGGGTCTCGACGCGGTGTACTGACCCGGCTGCGTCGGGCGAGGGTTCGGCCCTCGAACAGATTCGGGTCGCAGAGGATCCCACTGCCACAGGAGGGAGATCCATGTTGTTTCACTTGTCAGAGTGGCGGAAGCGCGCGAGTGCGCTGGCCGTTACAGCAGTGAGCGCCTGGCTCTTTATCGGCGCGGCCCCGTTGCTCGCTCAGGGAGCGATCTCGGGGACGGTGACCGACTCGGAGTCCCTGGCCCCGGTGGCCGGTGCGCAGGTGTTCGTTGCGGGAACAGTGATCGGTTCGCTGTCGGGTCCGGAGGGCACGTACCGGTTGGAAGGCGTACCAGCGGGCGAGCAGACCGTGACGGTCCGCTTGATCGGCTACCGGGAAGCGTCGCAGACGGTGACGGTGGCGTCGGGTCAGGTGGCGACGGCGGACTTCGCCGTGACGCAAACGGCGCTCCGGCTTCAGGACCTGGTCGTGACGGGCGTGGTAGGCGAAACGCCGCAGGTGAAGCTCCCGTTCACGGTGGAGCGGCTGTCGACGCAGGACATGCCGGTCCCGGCGGCGGACGCCTCCTCGCTGCTGGCGGGGAAGGCAGCCGGCGTGTCGGTCATTTCGGGCTCCGGCCAGCCGGGCGCACAGGCCAACATCCAGTTGCGCGGCCCGACGTCGATCAACGCTGACGGTCGTGGACAGTCGCCGCTGATCGTCATCGACGGCGTGATCCAGGCCGAGGGCGCGTCGCTGTCGGACGTGGGCGCACTGGATATCGACCACGTGGAGATCGTGAAGGGCGCGGCGGCGGCCTCGCTGTACGGGTCGCGGGCGCAGAACGGCGTGATCGAGATCACGACCAAGCGGGGGACGGGCCTGCAGACGAACTCGCTGAGCATCCTCGCCCGTGGTGAGTACGGACTCGGGCAGCTCGTGGGTGATGTGGGCCTGGTGCGTTCGCATCCGTACACCATGAACGCGTCCGCCACGAAGTTCATCGACTCGGAGGGCAACGAGGTCGACTTCCGCGATCTGAACCGTCCGGGCTTCGGCTCGGCCGTGCTCTACAACCAGATCGACCCGGGCGCGCAGGCGAACCCCCAAGTGGCGTTCGCGAACCAGGCGTTCCCGACCGAGTTGTTCGATCACATGGACACGTTCTTCGATCCCGGCGAGACGATGGACGTCTACGGCGCCGTGACGGGTCGTTTCGGCGAGTCGAGCTTCCGGGTGAGCGTGAACCAGTTCCGCGAAGCCGGCGTGGTGAGCTGCTCGGCGTGCATCGACAACCTGGCCACGCTGAACGCTGACCGCGTCGCGCAGGGTCTGACGGCCTTTGATGTCGGGCTCCCCAACGACGAAGGGTTCGAGCGGCAGAACGTGCGCCTGAACGTGGACACGCGCTTCGGCGATCTCGACATCGCGGCGAGCGGCTTCTACTCGCGCGCCGACCAGGACGACAAGGCGGTGACGAACGGCGCGTTCTCGCGACTCACCTTCATGTCGCCCGCGATCGACCTTACGCAGATCGACCCGACGGACGGGTATCCCGAAATCATCGCGGATCCGCAGTCGATCGAGGACAACCCGCTCTACCGTCTGGCGATCGCCACGGACCGCGACGAGCGCACGCGGACGATGGGTTCCGTGGATCTCAACTTCTCGCCGGCCTCGCTCGATTGGATGACCTTTGAAGCCAACGCTTCGTTCGACCGGACGGATTTCAACGACTACGAGATCTATCCGAAGAACGAGCGGACCCGGGAGGGTACGACCGGTGGCAGCCTGCGCGAGTTCAACTCGACCAACGAGGCGATCAATGCCTCGGTGACGCTCGGCGCGAGCCAGACGTTCATGGACGGCGACCTCACGGTGCGCGGCAAGGCCCGCTACCTGACGGAGAACCAGAACTTCGAGTCGAACGGGGTGTTCGGGAGCCAGTTCTCGGTACAGGACGTGCCGAACTTCGGCGCGATCATCGGCGAGACGAGCGGGAACAACCAGGTCCGCCAGATCAGGGCGGAGGGACTCTTCGGGATCGCCAGCGCCGACTACCTTGGCCGCTACATCATCGACGGCCTGGTTCGGCGCGATGGCTCTTCGCTGTTCGGGCCCGACGAGCGGTGGCAGACGTACTACCGCGGCTCGGTCGCGTGGCGGGTGACGCAGGAAGACTTCTGGAACATCGACGCGATCGATGAGCTGAAGCTGCGCTTCTCGCTGGGCACGGCGGGCGGCCGCCCGAACTTCTACGCCCAGTATGAGACGTTCGGTGTCTCGGCCGGCGCGATCTTCCCGATCAACCTCGGGAACTCGGCGCTGAAGCCGGAGTTCACGACGGAGCGCGAGGCGGGGCTCAACTTCGTGTTCTTCGAGAACCTCGGTCTCGACTTGACGTACGCTTGGCAGACGACCGACGACCAGCTGCTGCAGGTTCCGCAGCCGGCGTTCGTGGGCTTCTCGAGCCAGTGGCAGAACGCGGGCGCGATCGCGGCCCAAACGTACGAGGTCTCGCTGCGCTACGCGGCGATCGACGAACAGGACATGGGCCTCCAGTTCCGGCTGAACTGGGACCGGACCAAGCAGGAGATCACGCGCCTGGACGTGCCCGACTACTCGTTCGCTAACTTCTTCGTCTCCGAGGGTCGTCCGCTGGGCGAGCTGTGGGGCGAGTTGTGGGCGACGAGTTGCGCGGACCTGGCGCCGATCGGCGTGTCGGCTTCCGACTGCAACGCCAATTTCCAGGTGAACGACGACGGCCTTCTCGTCCCGACGGGAGGCGCCGCCTTCACGGAAGGGTTCAGCAAGAAGCTATGGGGAACCCAGGTCGAGGTCGCCACGGCGGACGGCTCCAACTCGTACCACTGGGGCCTCCCGATCAAGGTGCAGGATTACTCGCCGGCTTGCGTGTCGAAGAATCCGGGCGATTACGAGGAGAAGTGCACGCTCACCGAGTTCCTGCCGTTCGGGAACACGACGCCGGACTTCAACGCATCGTTCGCGACGAACTTCCGGTACAAGGGTCTCAGCTTGAACAGCCTGATCGAGACCTCCCAGGGCGCGTCGATCTACAACGGGACGGCGCAGTGGTCGCTTCGCGAGTTGCGCGGCGAGGACACGGACCAGACTGGCAAGGCGCTGGAATTCAACAAGCCGGTCGGTTACGCCTCGGCCCTCTACTCGGTCAACGCCGATAACTCCTGGTTCCGCGAGGACGGCAGCTGGATCAAGCTCCGCGAGCTTTCGCTCGGCTACACGCTGCCCGAGACCATGACGCAGAGCCTGTTCGGCGACGTCTTCGATCGGGTGACCCTCAACGCGATCGGTCGGAACCTGATCACGATCACGGACTACCGGGGCTACGATCCCGAGGTCGGATATAGCGGCGGACAGTTTGGGAGCACCGCGCTGAACCGTGTCTCCACCTTCGGATACCCGAACTTCCGGACGTTCACTTTCGCGGCGGAACTGGTATTCTGAGTCCTCTCGTGGCCGGAGGCGGGGAGGTCCTCTCCGGAGGGCTCTTCCCCGCCCCGGATCATCCAAGGGACCGGACACAACCGACTGGAAAACGGAGCGAACATGAATAGGAAGCTGACACTACCGGCCTTTGCGCTGGCGCTCCTGTTCGGCTTTACGGGCTGCGACCTGCAGGTTGACAACCCGAACGAGCCGGACCGGGCGCGCGCCCTGGCAGGCCCGGACGACGTGGAAACGCTCATCGCGAGCTCGTTCCTGAAAGTCTGGGAAATCGGACACTATTGGACCAACGCGAACTTTGCGTTCGGCCACATGGCGAGCCGTCACACGGCGACGTGGGGCAACATGGGGATGAACGATCTCGGTCGTGAGCCCCGTGAGTCGTTGCCCAACAGCCCCTCCTACCGCTGGGCGTACGTCTTCGAGGCGAACTGGGGCGACGCATACGGCGGCATCTCGGCGGCGTCGGACGGGATCCGGGCCATCGAGTCCGGCCTCGAGATCGGGCCGGGGGGCGAGCGTAACCCCCGTGCACTCGCGTTCGCGGCGGGCAGCCAGGCGATTCTGTCGTGCCTGCTGTCCCTCTGGTACGACCAGGCGTTCATCGTTGACGAGACGACGGACCTGGGCGGGGAGCTCGATACGGTCGACTACAACGCGATGTTCAACTACGCCATGGGCAAGCTCGACGCGGCGGAATCACAGGCCCGAGGGTCTTCGTTCACGCTCGCCGAGACGTGGGTCAACGGAAACCCGTGGAGCAACAACGAGTGGGCCGACTATCTCGTGAGCTGGAAGGCGCGCTGCGCGGCGAACCTCCCGCGCTCGGACGCGGAGGCCGCGGGGGCGAACTGGAGCCAGATCATCTCGAACGCCCAAAACGGTATACGGGATGTCATCATCACGGGTGAGGACTCCTCGTCGGACAGCCCCTGGTACGACGGTCTGAAGTCGCTCATGCAGGAAAATGGCACGTGGCACCGGATGCACATGGACTGGGTGGGTATGGCCGACCAGAGCGGCGAATACCAGGACTGGCTGTCGATCCCGACGTCGCAGCGCACTGCGCGCCAGATGACGTTCGGTGACGACATGCGGTTCCCTCCGGTGAACGAGGACGGGGCGACCTCCGACATCGTCAGTCCCACACTCGCATCGGATGGTCCGCGCTCCCGTTACAACTCGACCATCATCTTCCGGCCGGAGCGCGGCACGTACCGGCAGTCGCACTACGGCGACATGCGCTACGACCACTACATCGAGGTCTTCTGGGCCTTCTCCGGCCCCCTGGAGCACATGACGTCGAATGAGATGGACCACTACATCGCGGAAGGCAACTACCGGATGGGCAACTTCGGCGCCGCCGCGGACATCGTGAACAAGACGCGCATGGAGGCGGGTCTGCCGCCTGCGCCGTCGAACCCCACGGATGCGGTCCCATCGAACGGAGCGGGCGAGTGCACGCCGCGAAAGCGGTATGACGTGCAAGGCCGCTGCGGCAATCTGCGGGACGCGATGTGGTACGAGCAATTCGAGAACGTGT
It includes:
- a CDS encoding thymidine phosphorylase, with product MLPTRTIEKKRDGGRLPSDEFADFLRAYLEGDVAEYQMSAFLMAAFIHGLDPAELSVLLREMIESGARLRFTKDGPPAVDKHSTGGVGDKVSLILAPLLAEAGLRVPMMSGRGLGHTGGTLDKLEAIPGFDVSVDLVRFRAILDEVGCAMIGQTKEIAPLDGRLYALRDVTGTVPSPPLIAASIVSKKVAEGIGALVLDVKCGRGAFITDRAEARTLARTMVHLATAEGVRTSALLTAMDAPLGCTVGNALEVREAIETLRGGGPADLRAVTLALGAELLVAVGRAPDVEGAGAELGVILDRGAALERFARLIEVQGGDPAVADEPRRLPSAPIREPFRSPGSGWLDVHAREVGLAAVELGAGRRRVEDAVDPRVGFEFHRRAGDRVSEGESLLTVHAADDASAAMAARRLTDAIRISPEPSASQPLILERIVG
- a CDS encoding PBP1A family penicillin-binding protein, with product MRRALTLAVLIGGGLGAGVAWRGWTHLCDACPSIAQIYAFEPKEATKLFAADGSLLAELAIERRTPIRMEGLPRHVYNAFIAVEDKRFWGHAGVDVLRTTRAFFDFLMRGYGAAGGSSITQQLAGNMFESSVNRRDISVRRKLREIRVAIDLERAYTKWEILEAYLNQINFDGVFGVQAAAERYFGKTAAQLNLPEAALLAAIPRNPAGYNPIRRPERAVGRRNLVLQLMAAQGLVSIEDAEAAKAYPLELARGARIEQDAPYFVEWVRQRLYDRYGTDIYEKGFRVYTTLDPELQAVADSALLAQLEWVDRHPAYRGVTFEEVRAWPPDSLYQVSRGGAEMPYVQGMFVALDAPTGDVRAMVGGRDFGDSEFNRATQAIRQPGSVFKPFVYATAIAAGIPASEIIYDQPYYLENVGGDPYAPRNFENDFKGPLTLRRALARSINVVAVKLGQRVGEESFAQMAERMGVASSVPRVPSAAIGSMDVRPIEIATAYSTFANLGVRVSPRSILRVESRDGRVLWESRVQRERVLERDIAWVAQSMLRDAVDWGTGTLAVRSRYAIPFSVPVAGKTGTTNDATNTWFVGFTPDLVTTTWIGHDRPRRIYAGATGGGTAAPVGAAVLAHYYETHEHPDAWVRPPGLVERTVSETTGLLSTRWCPLDVRYVEIYLEGTEPTEMCDAHGPWSARVPVRGNSAPH
- a CDS encoding SusC/RagA family TonB-linked outer membrane protein encodes the protein MSAWLFIGAAPLLAQGAISGTVTDSESLAPVAGAQVFVAGTVIGSLSGPEGTYRLEGVPAGEQTVTVRLIGYREASQTVTVASGQVATADFAVTQTALRLQDLVVTGVVGETPQVKLPFTVERLSTQDMPVPAADASSLLAGKAAGVSVISGSGQPGAQANIQLRGPTSINADGRGQSPLIVIDGVIQAEGASLSDVGALDIDHVEIVKGAAAASLYGSRAQNGVIEITTKRGTGLQTNSLSILARGEYGLGQLVGDVGLVRSHPYTMNASATKFIDSEGNEVDFRDLNRPGFGSAVLYNQIDPGAQANPQVAFANQAFPTELFDHMDTFFDPGETMDVYGAVTGRFGESSFRVSVNQFREAGVVSCSACIDNLATLNADRVAQGLTAFDVGLPNDEGFERQNVRLNVDTRFGDLDIAASGFYSRADQDDKAVTNGAFSRLTFMSPAIDLTQIDPTDGYPEIIADPQSIEDNPLYRLAIATDRDERTRTMGSVDLNFSPASLDWMTFEANASFDRTDFNDYEIYPKNERTREGTTGGSLREFNSTNEAINASVTLGASQTFMDGDLTVRGKARYLTENQNFESNGVFGSQFSVQDVPNFGAIIGETSGNNQVRQIRAEGLFGIASADYLGRYIIDGLVRRDGSSLFGPDERWQTYYRGSVAWRVTQEDFWNIDAIDELKLRFSLGTAGGRPNFYAQYETFGVSAGAIFPINLGNSALKPEFTTEREAGLNFVFFENLGLDLTYAWQTTDDQLLQVPQPAFVGFSSQWQNAGAIAAQTYEVSLRYAAIDEQDMGLQFRLNWDRTKQEITRLDVPDYSFANFFVSEGRPLGELWGELWATSCADLAPIGVSASDCNANFQVNDDGLLVPTGGAAFTEGFSKKLWGTQVEVATADGSNSYHWGLPIKVQDYSPACVSKNPGDYEEKCTLTEFLPFGNTTPDFNASFATNFRYKGLSLNSLIETSQGASIYNGTAQWSLRELRGEDTDQTGKALEFNKPVGYASALYSVNADNSWFREDGSWIKLRELSLGYTLPETMTQSLFGDVFDRVTLNAIGRNLITITDYRGYDPEVGYSGGQFGSTALNRVSTFGYPNFRTFTFAAELVF
- the tyrS gene encoding tyrosine--tRNA ligase, translating into MFLPVDEQIRRIRAGAESIVPEDELVAKLERSAREDRPLLIKQGFDPTRPDLHIGHGVSIHKLRTFQELGHRVVFVMGDFTARVGDPSGRDETRPMLSEEEIESNLASYEDQVFRILDPGATEIRKNSEWLAGLALADILRLTSQYTVARMLERDDFAARHREGRPISLVEFLYPMMQAYDSVALRADVELGGTDQRFNLLLGRTLQERAGQEPQVCLIMPLLRGTDGHRKMSKSYGNYVGIAMEAGETFGRVMSIPDTLLDEWLVLVSSASGEELAARRAKAGTDPLAAKRWLAGDLVARYHGAAAAGEAREAFDRLHRRREVPENVPAVSLSLGERETLWIAHILRDSGLAASSSEAGRLIRQGAVRVDGSVIRKGDLHLREGEYLVQRGKRAFARISLRP
- the ruvX gene encoding Holliday junction resolvase RuvX, with protein sequence MALDYGRRRIGVAVTDPTRTIAAPHGVVERSNRRAPGSAVPADLAALVAELDPAAILVGIPFSMDGTAGEMAEEARAFARALEEATGVRTIEWDERLSTARAEREILRMDPPRGRRRRKGRTDEMAAALMLSAYLRSAPAGACVPRGP